The Desulfomicrobium apsheronum genome includes a region encoding these proteins:
- a CDS encoding DUF1499 domain-containing protein, translating into MKKSCLAILVCLGLASCSAADGKGLENGHLRPCPASPNCISSEAPEGDAPPFVVQGEDGWERLRLAIVSLGGSIEGEETGYLHATFRSRIFGFVDDLECRQDGDVVQVRSASRVGWWDMGANRRRVEKLRKALSATPPTEG; encoded by the coding sequence ATGAAAAAGTCCTGTCTGGCGATCCTTGTCTGTCTTGGCCTTGCATCCTGCTCCGCGGCTGACGGTAAAGGGCTTGAGAACGGCCACCTGCGGCCATGCCCGGCCTCTCCCAACTGCATCTCGTCAGAGGCGCCCGAAGGCGATGCGCCGCCGTTCGTTGTACAGGGTGAAGATGGATGGGAGCGTCTGCGTCTGGCCATAGTTTCCCTGGGCGGGAGTATCGAGGGCGAGGAAACGGGGTATCTGCACGCGACATTTCGTTCCCGCATCTTCGGCTTTGTGGATGATCTGGAGTGCAGGCAGGACGGCGACGTCGTTCAGGTTCGGTCGGCGTCTCGGGTCGGTTGGTGGGACATGGGGGCGAATCGGCGCAGGGTGGAGAAGCTGCGCAAGGCGTTGTCCGCGACGCCCCCGACCGAAGGGTAG